One Ostrea edulis chromosome 2, xbOstEdul1.1, whole genome shotgun sequence genomic region harbors:
- the LOC125678964 gene encoding titin-like, giving the protein MGGNSSHSDFDPRYNIEKNSKNCDTNFQRLQYHGVRYPEGKPNPPVRNPSVNNITQTSLTLKWVPPYGCPSSTILAYQVEVCRVQDKRWKVVTNSCQGNTYDVKNLAPGVEYMFRVRTENVYGKGKPSVPSQVIRTLSENPWITPSEEKEEEERVTKLTRRHSHYIKVENSVSNLLQKTEIEEEMSEVGTIPFKRNSSIRHSLPVHCVKRPTVLPSSILPGSRRESVCSLKDRESRKSIEESSVFTDDTDEVSSLKLHRISMTSTEDDSCKCSSSAASMTSIPEEFNDSRGEKESDLVYVKTPLPGWRYNPQSHDILSAPYSDDTKLAWVTDQKSTIPHQQNADDTSPVWRDRHENNKNLPDFRSLRSALNSNDLLVKTLNADNNGNYSTLNSKGKLYDKVIQEEDEHNLAFDIVSAV; this is encoded by the exons ATGGGAGGAAACAGTTCTCATTCGGATTTCGACCCTCGATATAACATCGAGAAGAACTCTAAAAATTGTGACACCAACTTTCAGAGGCTTCAATATCATGGTGTCCGATACCCGGAAG GCAAGCCCAACCCCCCAGTGAGAAATCCTTCAGTGAATAACATCACACAGACGTCCCTAACACTGAAATGGGTTCCTCCATATGGGTGCCCGTCTAGCACCATTTTAGCGTACCAGGTGGAGGTGTGTCGGGTTCAAGATAAACGCTGGAAAGTGGTCACCAACTCCTGCCAGGGAAAtacctatgatgtcaaaaatctGGCACCGGGTGTGGAGTATATGTTTCGTGTCAGGACAGAAAACGTATATGGAAAAGGTAAACCTAGTGTTCCCTCACAAGTGATTCGGACTCTGAGTGAAAATCCGTGGATTACACCATCAGAGGAAAAGGAGGAGGAGGAGAGGGTAACGAAACTTACCAGAAGACATAGTCACTATATCAAGGTGGAAAACAGCGTATCAAATCTCCTACAGAAGACGGAGATTGAGGAGGAGATGAGTGAAGTGGGAACCATTCCTTTCAAACGTAACAGCAGTATTCGGCACTCTTTGCCTGTCCACTGTGTTAAGAGACCCACGGTTTTACCCTCTAGCATACTGCCAGGTTCCCGACGTGAGAGCGTCTGCAGTTTAAAGGACAGAGAATCTAGGAAATCCATCGAAGAATCGTCAGTGTTCACCGATGATACTGATGAAGTATCATCACTAAAACTTCATCGCATATCAATGACATCTACTGAAGATGATTCATGCAAATGTTCATCCTCTGCAGCTTCAATGACATCTATCCCCGAGGAATTTAATGACTCTAGGGGTGAAAAGGAATCAGATCTTGTTTATGTGAAGACCCCTCTGCCAGGATGGCGGTATAACCCCCAGTCCCACGATATTCTCTCTGCTCCATACTCAGATGATACAAAATTAGCCTGGGTGACGGACCAGAAATCTACGATTCCTCATCAGCAAAACGCTGATGACACCTCGCCCGTGTGGCGAGACAGACACGAGAATAATAAAAACTTGCCAGATTTCCGATCACTTAGAAGTGCTTTAAACTCTAATGATCTTTTAGTGAAAACTCTCAATGCTGATAATAATGGAAATTACTCAACTCTCAATTCCAAAGGAAAATTGTATGATAAAGTTATACAGGAAGAGGACGAACACAATCTGGCATTTGATATTGTTTCAGCTGTGTAg